The Desulfofundulus salinus genome includes the window AGGGCCTGGCAGGAACCCATGGCCCGGGTCTTCGGCACCCCTGGCGCCGGTCATGGCCGGGAGGTGGGAGTATGAAAAAACCGCGGGTATGTGTTTTGCGTACCGATGGCACCAACTGCGACCGGGAAACCGGTTATGCCTTTGAACGGGCGGGGGGGGACCCCCATCTGGTGCACGTCAACCAGCTGCGAGCAGGAGAGAAAAAGCTTACCGAGTATCAGATCCTGGTTATTCCCGGTGGCTTTTCCTACGGGGATGACGTACACTCGGGCAAAATACTGGCCGTGGAACTGACCTCTTTCCTAAAGGAGCAGTTACAGGAATTTGTGGACAGCGGCAAGCCGGTACTCGGGATTTGCAACGGTTTTCAGGTGCTCGTCCGTACGGGACTTTTGCCTGCAGCTAAAATAGGGGATATCAGGACCACCCTCATGCACAACGACAGCGGCCGCTTTGAGTGCCGCTGGGTTCACCTGCGTGTGGAAGATACGCCCTGTATCTTTACGCGAGGACTGGCCGGCCGGGTATTGCATTTTCAGGCCGCCCACGGTGAAGGCAAATTTTATACCGATGCCCAGACTCTGGCCAGCATCGAAGCGGGCAAGCAGGTGGTTTTCCGTTACGCCACCAGCAACGGTGACCCCACCAGCATTTATCCCCACAACCCCAATGGCTCTCTGGCCGCCATTGCCGGCATTTGTGATCCCAGCGGCCGGGTGCTGGGGCTGATGCCCCATCCGGAACGTTTCGTGGATTTCACCCAGCACCCCAACTGGCGGCGCCGGCAATTCCACGAACCCCACGGCCTGCCCATTTTCCGCAACGCCGTGGCTTATGCTCAAGAGATGTGAGAAGAGGAGAACCGAAAAGGATGAACATTCGCAAGGCCAGAATTACCGATATGGAATCGGTGCACAGGTTAATCAATTATTACGCGGACCAGGGACTGATGCTGGCCCGTCCCCGCTCCGCTTTGTATGAGGCCGTGAGGGAATTTACGGTAGCCGAAGAAAAAGGGCAGATTGTAGGAGCCGGCTCCCTGCACATCATCTGGGAAGACCTGGCGGAAATCCGGGCCCTGGCGGTAGACCCTCGCTACACCTGCCGGGGTATCGGACGCCGCCTGGTGCAATCCTTTCTCGAGGAAGCCCGGGAACTGGGGCTTCCCCGGGTTTTTGCCCTTACTTACCAGTCGGGCTTTTTTATCAAGTGCGGTTTTCAGCCCATCCCCAAGGAAAAGCTGCCCCAGAAGGTGTGGAAGGAGTGTATCAACTGCCCCAAGTTCCCCAACTGTGAAGAGGAGGCAGTGATCATCGAACTGGTTAGAACCCTGCAATAGGAAAGGGCGTTGGGTCGTCCCGCCTTGCTGGGTCAAGGGGCGAACAAAGCCAGGATTATGTAATTACCTTTAATTACCAATAAAAGAGATTACCGGTGTACACACTAATTTGAAAGGGAAAGTAACACAGGGGGGTGTTTAATGGGTTTTTTCAGGCAATAATTTCCTATTGGTGATGGCCAACGGCCTCGGCGTGCTTGTATACAGCCTGGGCAAGCAGGATTTAATTAAAGAGATGGAGAAATTGCA containing:
- the purQ gene encoding phosphoribosylformylglycinamidine synthase I; the encoded protein is MKKPRVCVLRTDGTNCDRETGYAFERAGGDPHLVHVNQLRAGEKKLTEYQILVIPGGFSYGDDVHSGKILAVELTSFLKEQLQEFVDSGKPVLGICNGFQVLVRTGLLPAAKIGDIRTTLMHNDSGRFECRWVHLRVEDTPCIFTRGLAGRVLHFQAAHGEGKFYTDAQTLASIEAGKQVVFRYATSNGDPTSIYPHNPNGSLAAIAGICDPSGRVLGLMPHPERFVDFTQHPNWRRRQFHEPHGLPIFRNAVAYAQEM
- a CDS encoding N-acetyltransferase — translated: MNIRKARITDMESVHRLINYYADQGLMLARPRSALYEAVREFTVAEEKGQIVGAGSLHIIWEDLAEIRALAVDPRYTCRGIGRRLVQSFLEEARELGLPRVFALTYQSGFFIKCGFQPIPKEKLPQKVWKECINCPKFPNCEEEAVIIELVRTLQ